Proteins co-encoded in one Flavivirga eckloniae genomic window:
- the rpsT gene encoding 30S ribosomal protein S20 — MANHKSALKRIRSNESKRLLNKYQHKTTRNAIKKLRELTDKKEAETLFPSVVSMLDKLAKKNVIHANKAANLKSGLAKHVAAL; from the coding sequence ATGGCAAATCATAAGTCAGCGTTAAAAAGAATTAGAAGTAACGAATCTAAGCGTTTATTAAATAAGTACCAGCACAAAACGACTCGTAACGCTATTAAAAAGTTACGTGAGTTAACTGACAAGAAAGAAGCTGAGACTTTATTTCCTTCAGTAGTATCTATGTTAGATAAACTAGCTAAGAAAAATGTTATTCACGCTAACAAAGCTGCAAACCTTAAATCTGGTTTAGCTAAACATGTTGCTGCACTTTAA